The following proteins come from a genomic window of Motilibacter peucedani:
- a CDS encoding Rid family hydrolase — protein sequence MPVQRVASPSRYAPVIGFSAAVRAGDLVFVAGTTAVDGSGEVVGGDDAYLQAQDVFRKIGAALQGAGASIDDVVQTRMFLARAGDWEAVGRAHGEAFATAMPAATMVEARLLDERMLVEVEAVASVGASGQG from the coding sequence ATGCCCGTGCAGCGCGTCGCCTCCCCTTCCCGCTACGCCCCGGTCATCGGGTTCTCAGCCGCCGTGCGCGCGGGGGACCTCGTCTTCGTCGCCGGCACGACCGCGGTCGACGGCTCGGGCGAGGTCGTCGGGGGTGACGACGCGTACCTCCAGGCGCAGGACGTCTTCCGCAAGATCGGCGCCGCGCTCCAGGGAGCGGGGGCGAGCATCGACGACGTCGTGCAGACACGCATGTTCCTCGCCCGGGCGGGCGACTGGGAGGCCGTCGGCCGCGCCCACGGCGAGGCGTTCGCCACCGCGATGCCTGCGGCGACGATGGTCGAGGCGCGCCTGCTCGACGAGCGGATGCTCGTCGAGGTGGAGGCCGTCGCCTCCGTCGGTGCCTCGGGGCAGGGCTAG
- a CDS encoding PRC-barrel domain-containing protein: protein MFESESITLWRDADVIDPKGDKIGSLESVYVDTATDEPFVAGLKVGIIGRHRLVFVPLTAATVGPGYVRVRYDKDLVRNAPGIETDGEMAADMEPTIFAHYSMDYSPGASGERRLARR from the coding sequence ATGTTCGAATCGGAAAGCATCACCCTCTGGCGCGACGCCGACGTCATCGACCCCAAGGGCGACAAGATCGGCTCCCTGGAGTCGGTCTACGTCGACACCGCCACCGACGAGCCCTTCGTCGCCGGGCTCAAGGTCGGCATCATCGGCCGGCACCGGCTGGTGTTCGTGCCGCTCACTGCCGCGACCGTGGGGCCGGGCTACGTGCGCGTGCGCTACGACAAGGACCTCGTCCGCAACGCTCCCGGCATCGAGACCGACGGCGAGATGGCTGCTGACATGGAGCCGACGATCTTCGCGCACTACTCGATGGACTACTCGCCCGGCGCGAGCGGGGAGCGCAGGCTGGCTCGCCGCTGA
- the npdG gene encoding NADPH-dependent F420 reductase → MSDEQAPRVGVLGGTGDLGRGLARRWAAAGVPVVLGSRDAARAQEAADALNSELSPDVPVAGAANADCARAAQVAVVAVPWEGHAALLEECRDALAGKVVVDVVNPLGFDERGAFALPVEQGSACQQAQALLPSSTVVGAFHHVSAVLLLDPEVTALELDVLVLGDDRAATDTVQALAERLPGVRGVYGGRLRNAHQVEALTANLISVNRRYKTHAGVRVTRP, encoded by the coding sequence GTGAGCGACGAGCAGGCTCCGCGCGTCGGGGTGCTCGGCGGCACAGGTGACCTGGGTCGCGGCCTCGCGCGCCGGTGGGCGGCGGCAGGCGTACCCGTCGTCCTCGGCTCCCGCGACGCGGCGCGCGCGCAGGAGGCGGCCGACGCGCTCAACTCCGAGCTCTCGCCCGACGTGCCCGTCGCTGGCGCCGCCAACGCCGACTGCGCCCGCGCGGCGCAGGTGGCAGTGGTCGCGGTGCCGTGGGAGGGGCACGCGGCGCTGCTCGAGGAGTGCCGCGACGCGCTGGCAGGCAAGGTCGTCGTCGACGTCGTCAACCCGCTGGGGTTCGACGAGCGAGGCGCCTTCGCGCTGCCGGTCGAGCAGGGCAGCGCGTGCCAGCAGGCCCAGGCGCTGCTGCCCAGCAGCACCGTCGTCGGCGCGTTCCACCACGTGTCGGCGGTGCTCCTGCTCGACCCCGAGGTGACCGCGCTCGAGCTCGACGTGCTCGTGCTCGGCGACGACCGCGCGGCCACCGACACCGTGCAGGCACTGGCGGAGCGGCTGCCCGGGGTGCGCGGCGTCTACGGCGGCCGGCTGCGCAACGCCCACCAGGTCGAGGCGCTGACCGCCAACCTCATCTCGGTCAACCGGCGCTACAAGACCCACGCCGGCGTGCGCGTCACGCGCCCCTAG
- a CDS encoding NAD+ synthase, with product MPTLRLALAQIDIVVGDLAGNADRALDAVRRAAAAGADLVVLPELALDGYPVEDLALRRSFQRASAAALEELAVRLGDEGLGGTAVVIGYLDHSPDAVPELGKPAGWPQNAAAFLHGGGVVARYAKHHLPNYGVFDEARYFVPGLASAVVRFRGVDVAIAICEDLWQEGGPAAVTREARAGLLVVPNASPYERNKDDARLALVRKRAAEAGCVLAYVNTVGGQDELVFDGDSLVVAPDGEILARAAQFREELLVLDVDLPAATAPLRDEDSTQTARDGRRVRITRTAVPTAPRELGEPVTGTVAEHLPDCAEVWGALVVGLRGYVQKNRFRSVVLGLSGGIDSAVVAALAVDALGADAVHGVSLPSGYSSAHSKDDAAELAQRTGLHFSTVPIAPMVEAFLGSVELTGLAEENVQARVRGTTLMGLSNQHGHLVLATGNKSELAVGYSTLYGDAVGGYAPIKDVPKTLVWEIARWRNADAESRGETPPVPESSITKEPSAELRPDQRDSDSLPDYAVLDALLDAYVEQDLGSADLVAAGFDPELVERVLRMVDAAEYKRRQYPPGPKISVRNFGRDRRLPITSRWREPAPGASHEAPKEVAR from the coding sequence GTGCCCACGCTGCGCCTCGCCCTCGCCCAGATCGACATCGTGGTCGGCGACCTCGCCGGCAACGCTGACCGGGCGCTCGACGCCGTCCGCCGCGCGGCGGCCGCCGGGGCCGACCTCGTGGTGCTGCCGGAGCTGGCCCTCGACGGCTACCCGGTCGAGGACCTGGCCCTGCGCCGCTCGTTCCAGCGCGCCTCGGCCGCGGCGCTCGAGGAGCTGGCGGTCCGTCTCGGCGACGAGGGGCTCGGCGGGACCGCTGTCGTCATCGGCTACCTCGACCACTCCCCCGACGCCGTGCCCGAGCTCGGCAAGCCGGCCGGCTGGCCGCAGAACGCCGCGGCCTTCCTGCACGGTGGCGGGGTCGTCGCGCGCTACGCCAAGCACCACCTGCCCAACTACGGCGTCTTCGACGAGGCCCGCTACTTCGTGCCGGGGCTGGCCTCCGCCGTCGTGCGCTTCCGCGGCGTCGACGTCGCGATCGCGATCTGCGAGGACCTCTGGCAGGAGGGCGGTCCGGCCGCGGTGACGCGCGAGGCGCGGGCCGGCCTGCTGGTCGTGCCGAACGCCTCGCCCTACGAGCGCAACAAGGACGACGCCCGGCTGGCGCTGGTGCGCAAGCGCGCCGCCGAGGCCGGCTGCGTGCTCGCCTACGTCAACACCGTCGGCGGCCAGGACGAGCTGGTCTTCGACGGCGACTCGCTGGTCGTCGCGCCCGACGGCGAGATCCTGGCGCGCGCGGCGCAGTTCCGCGAGGAGCTGCTCGTCCTCGACGTCGACCTGCCGGCCGCCACCGCGCCGCTGCGCGACGAGGACAGCACGCAGACCGCGCGCGACGGCAGGCGCGTACGCATCACCCGCACCGCGGTTCCCACCGCACCGCGCGAGCTCGGCGAGCCGGTCACCGGCACGGTCGCCGAGCACCTGCCCGACTGCGCCGAGGTGTGGGGAGCACTGGTGGTCGGGCTGCGCGGCTACGTGCAGAAGAACAGGTTCCGCTCGGTGGTCCTCGGCCTCTCGGGCGGCATCGACTCCGCCGTCGTCGCGGCGCTGGCGGTCGACGCCCTCGGCGCCGACGCGGTGCACGGGGTGTCGCTGCCCAGCGGCTACTCCTCCGCGCACTCGAAGGACGACGCGGCCGAGCTGGCCCAGCGCACCGGCCTGCACTTCTCGACCGTGCCGATCGCACCGATGGTCGAGGCGTTCCTCGGCTCGGTCGAGCTCACCGGCCTGGCCGAGGAGAACGTCCAGGCCCGGGTGCGCGGCACGACGCTGATGGGGCTGTCCAACCAGCACGGGCACCTCGTGCTCGCGACCGGCAACAAGAGCGAGCTCGCGGTCGGCTACTCGACGCTCTACGGCGACGCGGTCGGCGGCTACGCCCCGATCAAGGACGTGCCCAAGACGCTGGTGTGGGAGATCGCCCGCTGGCGCAACGCCGACGCCGAGTCGCGCGGCGAGACCCCGCCGGTCCCGGAGAGCTCGATCACGAAGGAGCCCTCGGCCGAGCTGCGCCCCGACCAGCGCGACAGCGACTCGCTGCCCGACTACGCGGTGCTCGACGCGCTGCTCGACGCCTACGTCGAGCAGGACCTCGGCAGCGCCGACCTGGTGGCGGCCGGCTTCGACCCCGAGCTGGTCGAGCGAGTGCTGCGCATGGTCGACGCGGCCGAGTACAAGCGCCGGCAGTACCCGCCGGGCCCCAAGATCTCGGTGCGCAACTTCGGCCGCGACCGGCGCCTCCCCATCACCAGCCGCTGGCGCGAGCCCGCGCCCGGCGCCTCCCACGAGGCACCGAAGGAAGTGGCACGATAG
- a CDS encoding GAF domain-containing protein has translation MAHEELARRESLALESSAAVVPEVRRWLRRLLVGWGHDDLVDEAELSVSELVGNVVLHAPGPAVVEVASEPQGVRLQVLDTNPALPVRRKASDGGTTGRGLNLLSAVSSSWGAGPRADGRPGKVVWCELGGGVAEPEGPDIDPEALLAMFGDDVEVPGPVGHRVTVGEAPTQLLAAAKDHLDGVLRELALADTTEGGALPHRVVEDIRAAVARFTVARVQIRALLADALEQRLPRVTLRFTLPVELADAGEGYLRALAAADSVAQDKRLLSLESPVEFRVLREWYVEGLVAGLRDAEAGRPVQPAESFEARLLREVRSLDQRYRDSALAAQLQQVTARLAAAETLMDIAEAAVSEGMLALRAAGGTLSRPGGGLTLPILERGVDEGLGARYGFDPNRPAGPSTRAIRTGRAVYVESRDEYDARFPHLVSMQPGALAVAAAPLLVAGEVVGALRFSFPRAHVFSAPERAYLDGLAAQTAQAVARSDALERVREAEERSRSLARLGEALAASRSPAAVLDAVADALVPRYGEWVAVHLVGDHGRVWCPLARRSDDARRAPGTAEVFARFAQDGGSPTVREVMASGATRLVEDLADVPGAGGPGGAGSRQQCIVVPLVSRGGAVGAVSVARPGPHPLPVDDVATVEDVGRRAGVALDNVRTYTVSVRLDQAMQAARIGSFELTVASGELVADELLVVMHDAGWRGTTGTFERFLAAVDPDDVPRLRSAVDTAVSTVGDLVADYRVREGGGSLRRLQVRGRALPGPDGRAERLVGVVLEPATTPVARQR, from the coding sequence ATGGCCCACGAGGAGCTCGCGCGCAGGGAGTCCCTCGCGCTCGAGTCCAGCGCGGCGGTGGTGCCCGAGGTGCGCCGGTGGCTGCGCCGGCTGCTGGTCGGGTGGGGCCACGACGACCTGGTCGACGAGGCCGAGCTCTCGGTCAGCGAGCTGGTGGGCAACGTGGTGCTGCACGCGCCCGGCCCGGCCGTCGTCGAGGTCGCCAGCGAGCCGCAGGGGGTGCGCCTCCAGGTGCTCGACACCAACCCGGCGCTGCCGGTCCGCCGCAAGGCGAGCGACGGCGGCACCACCGGACGCGGGCTGAACCTGCTCAGCGCCGTCAGCAGCTCGTGGGGCGCGGGGCCCCGCGCCGACGGCCGGCCGGGCAAGGTCGTGTGGTGCGAGCTCGGCGGCGGGGTCGCCGAGCCCGAGGGCCCCGACATCGACCCCGAGGCGCTGCTCGCGATGTTCGGCGACGACGTCGAGGTGCCCGGCCCGGTCGGGCACCGCGTGACGGTCGGCGAGGCCCCGACCCAGCTGCTCGCCGCTGCCAAGGACCACCTCGACGGCGTGCTGCGCGAGCTGGCGCTGGCCGACACGACCGAGGGGGGTGCGCTGCCGCACCGCGTCGTCGAGGACATCCGCGCCGCCGTCGCCCGCTTCACCGTCGCCCGGGTGCAGATCCGCGCCCTGCTGGCAGACGCCCTCGAGCAGCGGCTCCCCCGCGTCACGCTGCGGTTCACGCTGCCCGTCGAGCTCGCCGATGCCGGCGAGGGCTACCTGCGCGCGCTCGCGGCGGCCGACTCGGTGGCGCAGGACAAGCGCCTGCTCAGCCTCGAGTCGCCGGTCGAGTTCCGGGTGCTGCGCGAGTGGTACGTCGAGGGGCTGGTCGCCGGACTGCGCGACGCCGAGGCCGGCCGGCCGGTCCAGCCGGCGGAGAGCTTCGAGGCGCGGCTGCTGCGCGAGGTCCGCAGCCTCGACCAGCGCTACCGCGACAGCGCGCTGGCCGCCCAGCTGCAGCAGGTCACGGCCCGGCTGGCCGCCGCCGAGACGCTGATGGACATCGCGGAGGCCGCGGTCAGCGAGGGCATGCTCGCGCTGCGGGCGGCCGGCGGCACGCTGTCGCGCCCGGGCGGCGGCCTCACGCTGCCCATCCTCGAGCGCGGCGTCGACGAAGGGCTCGGTGCCCGCTACGGCTTCGACCCCAACCGGCCGGCGGGGCCCTCGACGCGGGCGATCCGCACGGGGCGCGCCGTCTACGTGGAGAGCCGCGACGAGTACGACGCCCGCTTCCCCCACCTGGTCTCCATGCAGCCCGGCGCCCTCGCGGTGGCGGCCGCGCCGCTGCTGGTCGCCGGCGAGGTCGTGGGCGCGCTGCGCTTCTCCTTCCCGAGGGCGCACGTGTTCTCCGCGCCCGAGCGCGCCTACCTCGACGGGCTGGCCGCCCAGACCGCCCAGGCGGTCGCGCGCAGCGACGCGCTCGAGCGTGTCAGGGAGGCCGAGGAGCGCAGCCGCAGCCTGGCCCGCCTGGGCGAGGCGCTGGCCGCCTCGCGCAGCCCGGCCGCGGTGCTCGACGCCGTCGCCGACGCCCTCGTGCCGCGCTACGGCGAGTGGGTCGCGGTGCACCTGGTCGGCGACCACGGCCGGGTCTGGTGCCCGCTCGCCCGCCGGAGCGACGACGCCCGTCGGGCGCCGGGGACGGCCGAGGTCTTCGCCCGCTTCGCGCAGGACGGCGGCTCACCGACGGTGCGCGAGGTCATGGCCTCCGGGGCGACCCGCCTCGTCGAGGACCTCGCCGACGTGCCCGGCGCCGGCGGGCCCGGTGGCGCCGGCTCCCGGCAGCAGTGCATCGTCGTCCCGCTCGTCTCGCGCGGCGGCGCGGTCGGCGCCGTGTCCGTCGCGCGCCCCGGCCCGCACCCGTTGCCGGTCGACGACGTCGCGACCGTCGAGGACGTCGGGCGCCGGGCCGGCGTGGCGCTCGACAACGTCCGCACCTACACCGTCTCCGTGCGCCTCGACCAGGCGATGCAGGCCGCACGCATCGGCTCGTTCGAGCTCACCGTCGCGAGCGGGGAGCTGGTCGCCGACGAGCTGCTCGTCGTGATGCACGACGCGGGGTGGCGCGGCACCACCGGCACCTTCGAGCGGTTCCTCGCCGCAGTCGACCCGGACGACGTCCCGCGCCTGCGCAGCGCCGTCGACACCGCGGTCTCCACGGTCGGCGACCTCGTCGCCGACTACCGCGTACGCGAGGGTGGCGGCTCCCTGCGCCGGCTGCAGGTGCGCGGCCGGGCCCTGCCCGGGCCCGACGGTCGTGCCGAGCGGCTGGTCGGAGTCGTGCTCGAGCCGGCCACCACACCGGTCGCGCGCCAGCGCTGA
- the map gene encoding type I methionyl aminopeptidase — protein sequence MPTLVPGTLSPQRPVPARIPRPEYVGRPGPAPYTGSHVQDPATVERIRHAGRIAAEAMEAAAAVAAPGVTTDELDAVCHDYLVAHDAYPSTLGYRGYPKSCCTSVNEVICHGIPDSTVLRDGDIVNIDVTAFVDGVHGDTDATYLVGEVDEESRQLVERTREALERAVKAVRPGRQVNVIGRVIEAYAKRFGYGVVRDFTGHGVGPAFHSGLVIPHYDDPAATTVMEPGMVFTIEPMLTLGTIAWDMWDDGWTVLTKDRRRTAQFEHTLVVTDTGADVLTLPGVRASA from the coding sequence ATGCCCACGCTCGTACCCGGGACCCTGTCCCCCCAGCGCCCGGTCCCTGCCCGCATCCCCCGGCCCGAGTACGTCGGGCGTCCCGGGCCCGCGCCCTACACCGGCAGCCACGTGCAGGACCCCGCCACCGTCGAACGAATCCGGCACGCCGGACGCATCGCCGCCGAGGCGATGGAGGCCGCCGCTGCGGTCGCGGCTCCCGGCGTGACCACCGACGAGCTCGACGCGGTCTGCCACGACTACCTCGTGGCCCATGACGCCTACCCCTCGACACTGGGCTACCGCGGCTACCCCAAGTCGTGCTGCACCTCGGTCAACGAGGTCATCTGCCACGGGATCCCCGACTCGACCGTGCTGCGCGACGGCGACATCGTCAACATCGACGTGACCGCCTTCGTCGACGGCGTGCACGGCGACACCGACGCGACCTACCTCGTGGGCGAGGTCGACGAGGAGTCGCGCCAGCTCGTCGAGCGCACCCGCGAAGCGCTCGAGCGGGCCGTCAAGGCGGTGCGCCCGGGCCGCCAGGTCAACGTCATCGGCCGGGTGATCGAGGCCTACGCCAAGCGCTTCGGCTACGGCGTCGTCCGCGACTTCACCGGCCACGGCGTCGGTCCGGCGTTCCACTCGGGCCTCGTCATCCCGCACTACGACGATCCCGCGGCGACCACCGTCATGGAGCCGGGGATGGTCTTCACCATCGAGCCGATGCTCACGCTCGGCACGATCGCCTGGGACATGTGGGACGACGGCTGGACCGTGCTGACCAAGGACCGCCGGCGCACCGCTCAGTTCGAGCACACGCTCGTGGTGACCGACACGGGCGCCGACGTCCTGACGCTGCCCGGCGTACGCGCCTCGGCCTAG
- the panB gene encoding 3-methyl-2-oxobutanoate hydroxymethyltransferase, which translates to MASSHHPLADVPATRRVTIRDISAAKLEGERWPMLTAYDALTAGIFDEAGIPVLLVGDSAANVVLGYETTLPVTVDELLPMVAAVVRGTRRALVVADLPFGSYQASPEQALSTASRFLKEGRAHAVKFEGGAAVVPQVQALVAAGIPVMGHLGLTPQSVNQLGGFKVQGRGDAGTRLLEDARSLQAAGAFAVVLEAVPAELGAKVTAELDIPTVGIGAGPGTDAQVLVWQDMAGLTSGPVPKFVRRYADVRGVLREAATAYAADVTSGTWPSEENSYS; encoded by the coding sequence ATGGCGAGTTCCCACCACCCGCTGGCCGACGTGCCGGCCACCCGGCGTGTCACCATCCGCGACATCTCGGCCGCCAAGCTCGAGGGCGAGCGCTGGCCGATGCTGACGGCCTACGACGCCCTGACCGCAGGCATCTTCGACGAGGCCGGCATCCCGGTGCTGCTCGTCGGCGACTCCGCGGCCAACGTCGTTCTCGGCTACGAGACCACACTGCCCGTGACGGTCGACGAGCTGCTGCCCATGGTGGCCGCGGTCGTGCGGGGCACCCGCCGCGCCCTCGTCGTCGCCGACCTGCCCTTCGGCAGCTACCAGGCCAGCCCCGAGCAGGCGCTGTCCACGGCGTCGCGGTTCCTCAAGGAGGGGCGCGCCCACGCGGTGAAGTTCGAGGGCGGGGCTGCGGTCGTGCCGCAGGTGCAGGCGCTCGTCGCCGCTGGCATCCCCGTCATGGGCCACCTCGGACTGACCCCGCAGTCGGTCAACCAGCTCGGCGGCTTCAAGGTGCAGGGCCGCGGCGACGCCGGCACGCGCCTGCTCGAGGACGCCCGCTCCCTCCAGGCGGCGGGCGCCTTCGCCGTCGTGCTGGAGGCCGTGCCTGCCGAGCTCGGCGCCAAGGTCACCGCCGAGCTCGACATCCCGACCGTGGGCATCGGCGCCGGTCCCGGCACCGACGCCCAAGTGCTGGTGTGGCAGGACATGGCCGGCCTGACCAGCGGACCGGTGCCGAAGTTCGTCCGCCGCTACGCCGACGTCCGCGGCGTGCTGCGCGAGGCGGCCACCGCGTACGCCGCCGACGTCACCTCGGGCACCTGGCCGTCGGAGGAGAACTCCTACAGCTAG
- a CDS encoding SixA phosphatase family protein: MLILVRHAHAGDKRLWPFGDVDRPLSARGHQQAEGLAQLLRELPVTSLRTSPYRRCRQTLVPLSAALGTEPEDEPLLAPESDAAALDALLAEPAAQGTLFCTHGEVLSALLERWRDSGAVALPDEPSTTAKGASWIVEETRGTRAAHYLRPLRIVDVRDEDPATLAR, from the coding sequence TTGCTGATCCTGGTGAGGCACGCGCACGCCGGCGACAAGCGACTGTGGCCGTTCGGCGACGTCGACCGTCCCCTCAGCGCCCGTGGCCACCAGCAGGCCGAAGGCCTCGCCCAGCTGCTGCGGGAGCTGCCGGTCACCTCCTTGCGCACGAGCCCCTACCGCCGGTGCCGTCAGACGCTCGTGCCGCTGTCCGCCGCGCTCGGCACCGAGCCGGAGGACGAGCCGCTGCTCGCGCCGGAGTCCGACGCGGCCGCCCTCGACGCCCTGCTGGCGGAGCCGGCCGCCCAGGGCACGCTCTTCTGCACCCACGGCGAGGTGCTCAGCGCACTGCTCGAGCGCTGGCGGGACTCGGGTGCCGTCGCACTGCCCGACGAGCCGTCGACCACGGCGAAGGGCGCGAGCTGGATCGTCGAGGAGACGAGGGGCACCCGCGCGGCCCACTACCTGCGGCCGCTGCGCATCGTCGACGTGCGCGACGAGGACCCGGCGACGCTCGCGCGCTAG
- the glnA gene encoding type I glutamate--ammonia ligase produces MGRQEEFVLRTIEERDVRFVRLWFTDVLGFLKSVAVAPAELEAAFTEGIGFDGSAIEGFARVSESDMLVKPDPSTFQMLPWRSESPGTARMFCDILMPDGTPSYADPRYVLKRTLSRAAELGFSFYTHPEIEFFLFERQRAADGRPVPVDQAGYFDNTPHGVGHDFRRQAITMLESMGISVEFSHHEGAPGQQEIDLRYADALTTADNIMTFRLVMKQVALEQGVEASFMPKPFTEFPGSGMHTHLSLFEGDSNAFHEAGAEYQLSKVGRAFIAGVLRHAAEITAVTNQWVNSYKRLSGGGEAPSYVCWGHNNRSAMVRVPLYKPQKGGSTRIEVRSPDTATNPYLTFAVLLAAGLKGIEMDYELPEGAEDDVWSLTDAERRALGIPPLPASLDEAIRVMEGSELVAETLGEHVFDFFLRNKRQEWLDYRRQVTAFELDRLLPVL; encoded by the coding sequence ATGGGACGGCAGGAAGAGTTCGTACTCCGCACGATCGAGGAGCGCGACGTCCGCTTCGTACGGCTGTGGTTCACCGACGTCCTGGGCTTCCTGAAGTCCGTGGCCGTGGCGCCCGCGGAGCTCGAGGCCGCCTTCACCGAGGGCATCGGCTTCGACGGCTCGGCCATCGAGGGCTTCGCCCGCGTCTCCGAGTCCGACATGCTGGTCAAGCCCGACCCCTCGACGTTCCAGATGCTGCCGTGGCGCTCGGAGTCCCCGGGCACCGCGCGGATGTTCTGCGACATCCTCATGCCGGACGGCACGCCGTCCTACGCCGACCCGCGCTACGTCCTCAAGCGCACGCTGTCGCGCGCCGCCGAGCTCGGCTTCAGCTTCTACACCCACCCCGAGATCGAGTTCTTCCTCTTCGAGCGCCAGCGCGCGGCCGACGGCCGCCCGGTGCCCGTCGACCAGGCCGGCTACTTCGACAACACGCCCCACGGCGTGGGCCACGACTTCCGCCGCCAGGCCATCACGATGCTCGAGTCGATGGGCATCTCGGTGGAGTTCTCCCACCACGAGGGAGCGCCGGGCCAGCAGGAGATCGACCTGCGCTACGCCGACGCGCTCACCACGGCCGACAACATCATGACCTTCCGCCTGGTGATGAAGCAGGTCGCGCTCGAGCAGGGCGTCGAGGCCTCGTTCATGCCCAAGCCGTTCACCGAGTTCCCCGGCTCGGGCATGCACACCCACCTCTCGCTGTTCGAGGGCGACAGCAACGCCTTCCACGAGGCCGGCGCCGAGTACCAGCTCTCCAAGGTGGGCCGCGCCTTCATCGCCGGCGTCCTGCGCCACGCCGCCGAGATCACCGCGGTCACCAACCAGTGGGTCAACTCCTACAAGCGGCTCTCCGGCGGCGGCGAGGCCCCGAGCTACGTCTGCTGGGGCCACAACAACCGCTCGGCCATGGTGCGCGTGCCGCTCTACAAGCCGCAGAAGGGCGGGTCGACGCGCATCGAGGTGCGCTCGCCCGACACCGCGACCAACCCCTACCTCACCTTCGCCGTGCTGCTCGCCGCCGGGCTCAAGGGCATCGAGATGGACTACGAGCTGCCCGAGGGCGCCGAGGACGACGTCTGGTCGCTCACCGACGCCGAGCGCCGCGCGCTCGGCATCCCGCCGCTGCCGGCCTCCCTCGACGAGGCGATCCGCGTCATGGAGGGCAGCGAGCTGGTCGCCGAGACGCTGGGCGAGCACGTCTTCGACTTCTTCTTGCGCAACAAGCGCCAGGAGTGGCTCGACTACCGTCGCCAGGTGACCGCGTTCGAGCTCGATCGGCTCCTCCCCGTCCTGTGA